The region TACTCGTCCTTTAGCTCGATTAATTGAGCAATTGCAACATTTACCCGGTGTGGGGCCAAAAACCGCCCAACGCCTGGCGCTTCATATTATTAAGCGTCCTGATGAGGATGTCCAAGCTTTAGCACAGGCGTTATTGGATGCTAAACAGCAAGTGGGTTTTTGTCAGGTTTGTTTTCATCTCTCGGCTGAACCCGTTTGTGAGATTTGTCGAAACCCCCAACGTGACCCCGATACAATTTGTGTGGTGTCCGACTCCCGCGATGTCATCGCCTTAGAAAAAACACGGGAATATAAGGGAAAATATCATGTTTTGGGGGGTGTGATTTCTCCGATGGATGGAGTGGGCCCCGAACAATTAACGATTCAACCCTTAGTGCGTCGGGTGAGTCAACAAAAGATTAAAGAATTGATTATTGCTATTAGTCCCAGTATTGAGGGCGAAACCACGACCTTATATATCGGTCAACTGTTAAAACCTTTTACAAGAGTAACCCGAATTGCCTTTGGTTTACCGATGGGGGGCGAGTTAGAATATGCCGATGAAATTACCTTAGCACGGGCATTAGAAGGGCGGCGAGAGTTAGATTAGACTGATAAAATGCAGGGAATTCTAATCAATTGTAGATCGATTCCCTGACATTTTATTGTTAATTATGCGATCGCTACATCCGGCGGAATCACCGTTGAAATTTTAATTCCGTTAATAGCCTGGGGATTAGCGGTTTGAATTAAAATATCTTGAATCTGATCAACCGTAAGATTAGGATTAGCTTCTAACATCAGGGCAATTACCCCAGAAACGTAGGGTGCAGACATTGAAGTTCCACCCATAATCTCATAGCTATTCCCTGGTACGGTAGACAATACCCCAACTCCTGGTGCAACCACAAAATTAGACGGTTTAACGCCTGCGGGGTTGGAAAAGTCCGCAAATTGCAAGTTATTACTGTTACTACCATCAATTGCACCGACCGAGATGGCGAGGTCGTCTTCAGAAAAACGAGATGGATAAGTAGGGAAAGTGACTAAACCTTCTGCAAAATTGGAGCGTTCGTTACCTGCGGAAATGACTACAGTAACGTCCTTTTGTTTAGCGTGTTCCAATGCTGCTTTGATTTCAGGTTGTGAGACGACCTGTTGCTGTGAATCAGGACTATGTTCTCCAGAACTAATGTTAATCACCTTAGCTCCATTATCAACCGCATATCGAATTCCTTCAGCAAGGGTTTCGTTATACCCTTTAGAAGTGCTACTCACTCTCACAGGCATGATTTGAGCATTGAAAGCAACTCCATTAACATTCCATCGACCATTTGAATAAGCGCTATCACCATTAGCTGCGGCGGCTATCGTCCCAGCGACATGAGTTCCATGGGAATCATAGCCATTTTGTTGAAAACCTGGATAGGGATAGGCATCCTTACCAACAAAATCATACCCATTGATATCATCAATATAACCATTATTCTCATCATCAATTCCCGGCTGACCATTGGCTTCTGGTGAATTCATCCAAATATTATCCGCCAAATCAAAATGTTTCAAATCCACCCCGGTATCTAGCACCGCCACGATTACACCCTCTCCGGTATAGCCTTGATTCCACACTTCAGGTACATTCATCACGTTGAGATCTGCAAAATTATCATAGGTGGGAATATTCCCCGACGGCGTAGAGGTGAGATCGTTAATATCAGGATAAGGTATCGTTTGACCTGTCGCCAGAGCAACAGCCTTCGCCACATCAACAAGTCCCCAACCATAATAGGAACTATAGTTCGGAACACCAGAAGGGTCTAAAAATTGGGGTCGGGTTAAATTAGGAGTTGCTGACATATCCAGGGTATAACCCGTATTGCCTTGGGCTTGCTGTACCACGACAAAATATT is a window of Planktothrix serta PCC 8927 DNA encoding:
- the recR gene encoding recombination mediator RecR codes for the protein MGGSSTVYTRPLARLIEQLQHLPGVGPKTAQRLALHIIKRPDEDVQALAQALLDAKQQVGFCQVCFHLSAEPVCEICRNPQRDPDTICVVSDSRDVIALEKTREYKGKYHVLGGVISPMDGVGPEQLTIQPLVRRVSQQKIKELIIAISPSIEGETTTLYIGQLLKPFTRVTRIAFGLPMGGELEYADEITLARALEGRRELD